Genomic DNA from Pirellulales bacterium:
GCCCGGCAGCAGCCGCCCGGGCGTATTATTGAATTCGTCGATCTTGGCTTCGACGTCGGCCAGCGCCGGAATGGATTGCTCTCCCTTGCGCAACAGGATGATTCCTTGCACCTCATCGGCAGAATCGACCCATTGACGCTTTCCCTGCGCGTCGAGTATTTCCTCGCCGTGCTCATCCAAGACCGGGGTCGTGATGGCCAGTTGGCCCTGCCGTGTCTGGTGCCCCACGACCACACCACGCTCCCCCATCGCCCCGCCGCTCTTGACGGGCCCCCCCTCGACGACGTGCTCAACGCGGATCGGCACATTGTTGGTGGCGGCGATCACGATGCGGCGAATTTCTTGGATGCGACGGTTCTCTTCTTCGCGCAGATAGGCGGCGGCCTCTTCGGGCGTCGGCATTTGCATGGCTTCCAGCATCGGGTCTTCGCCGCCGCCGATCAGGCCGATGCCGCGCACGACCTGAATCGCATCTCCCTGCACAACGTAATCCCCTCCCACGTTGGCATTGCTGTTCGCGACGGCCTCCTGAAGCTGGTCGAGCGTGATGCCGTATTCCTTTAAGCGGTCGGGGTCAGGCCGGATTTCGTAGCGCTTCACCTCGCCCCCCGAGCTGACCACGCCCGCGATCCGCGGCACGCGACGGAACTCGCGCTGCAGCGTCCAATCCTGCAGTGATTTCAGATCGTTGAGGGTATAGATCGGCCGCCCGTGGCTGTCCTTGGGACTGGTAAGCGTATAGCGCACGATTTCGCCAATGGGGGAAGCCGGCGAGATCTGCGGCGTCACTCCCGTCGGCAGGTCGACCGATTGCAAGCGATTGATGACCTGCTGCCGCGCGTACTCGTAGTCGACGCCGTATTCGAACTGGTTGCGCAGATGCGACAATCCGAACATGGATTTCGCGCGTGTGTACTTCAGGCCGGGGATACCGGCCAAGGCGACTTCCAGCGGGATCGTTACCTGCCGCTCGACCTCTTCGCTCGACGCACCGGGATATTGCGCGACGACTTCCACGATCGCGGGGGCCGGGTCAGGATAGGCCTCGACATTGACGTGCGTAAACGCGTACCCGCCGACCCCGACCAAAGCCGCGGCGAGAAGCAGTACGACGACGGGGCTGTGGAGAGCCCATTGGACGAGTTTCGCGACCATGAATGATTGCTCGGCGCATCGCCCGTGTTCTACCTTTGTCGAATGCGCGGTCGCGGGAGACTTTTGAGGTCCTGCGACAAACTAGCGGCGGTCGATTTCAGGCATGAATCGATATGGCGACTTTCCCCCGCATGTTTCTACGCAGCTCGGGCAGACGACGCAGGATCCGTCCTGGTCAGATGGGAAGAATCGAAGGTTTCTTACCAAGGTGTAACGCATTAGTTGGCCGACGGCACCGTAGTCGCCTCGCCTTCCGCCGCGTTGGCGCGGCGCACGCGCGCCTCGACATGCGGTTGCGCGGCCTTGAGCAGGGCCAGCTCGTTGTTCAGCTCGATCACACCCGAAGCCAGCACGCGCTCGCCCAATTTGAGGGGCGTGGCGCCGGCCGCCCGTTCGGCCTCGTTGGGCTCGCTACGGATGCATACTTTGCTGGGCATCCGACTGGTAACAGCCACCAGATGGCGCGTGAACTCGTCAGGGTGAGAGTTGTCTTGCACGAAAATCGCCGCCAAGCTGCCATCTTCGATGACGGATTTGGTCGGCACCGCGACCATCGCCGGATCGGCGTCGAGGTCGATGGCCGCCGTCACGAACTGTCCCAGGTTCATGCGGCCGCTACTGTTATCCAACGTACCCATGATGGTGCCTGTATGATCGGCCGGATCGATGATACCGCCCACGATTTCAAACGCCCCCGACACCGGCTCATCAAACGGATCGGATTTCAGGTCGATTTTCCAACGACGCTTCTCGGGCGGCACGTGCCGCAAGGTCGGCAGGTCCTCCTCGTAAACCCGTGCCAGGATGCGGATATGGCTGGTATCCGCGATCTTGAACAAATCGTCGGAGGGATCGACGAGTTGCCCTAAACTGAAGTTTTTCTCCAGGATTCGCCCGTCGATGGGAGAACGTACTTCAGTATTCGCCCAGCTTTTCTCCACCGCTAAGTCGGCGTTGGTGTCCTTCCCGCCGTCGGTCGCATCCTGGGGCTTGCGGTTCTCCAGCTTCTTGGCCTCGCTATAGACGACGTCGATATCTTTTTCTAACAACCCCCACGACAGCAAAGTTCGCCGCGCGTCCTCTACCGCCACCATCGCCTGTTGGTAATCGCGATTGGCGTCGATGATGGCGCGTTGGGCAATCGCGCCTTGCTCGGCACTTTCGAGTCGCTTGAGAATGTCTTGGGTCGTGTGCAGTTTCGACAAGGCGTCGACCAGCTCGCTCTTCTTCGCACCGACCTCGGTGCTCCAGACGACGGCCAGAACCTGATCCTTGTGAACATGATCTCCATAGCGCAGCGCGCGCTTTGGCTGATCAGAAGGGCCGTCTTCGAATCTGCCAATTTCCACCACGCGGCCGCCGGCGAAACGGGCCTTGATGCGCACCGAGGAGTCGGAATCCAGATCCACGCGCCCCTGTAGCTTTAGCGGCGGAGGCGGGGGAGCCGGCTCGACTGTGGCCAAACGATAACCCATCTTAGTGAGTGCATTCGGAGCGAACTGCACGGTATCCGTCTGACCGGGGGCCAGCGTCACAAGCGCGCCTGGATCGTGCTCCGGATCGAATGTTTGCGCGGGGCTTTCCCACTCCTCGAAGCCGCGAAACGCCACCCCCACTGCGCCCAGCAATAGAATGCCGACCACGGCCCAGGGGACGATTTTTCGAATCGAAACTCTTGCAGTCATGCCGCCACGTGCGACGAGAAGGGGAAACTAGATCGAAGTATCGTTGAATTTTCCGTTGAGTGTCAACCGCGACTTGTCCCACGAAAGCAACTGCCATTCGGCGATGCTTGGGACAGTTTTGTGCGCGTTCCGGGCGCCCTCTATTTCCCACATAGCTCACCCCCTGTACTACGTGGAGG
This window encodes:
- a CDS encoding efflux RND transporter periplasmic adaptor subunit, with the translated sequence MTARVSIRKIVPWAVVGILLLGAVGVAFRGFEEWESPAQTFDPEHDPGALVTLAPGQTDTVQFAPNALTKMGYRLATVEPAPPPPPLKLQGRVDLDSDSSVRIKARFAGGRVVEIGRFEDGPSDQPKRALRYGDHVHKDQVLAVVWSTEVGAKKSELVDALSKLHTTQDILKRLESAEQGAIAQRAIIDANRDYQQAMVAVEDARRTLLSWGLLEKDIDVVYSEAKKLENRKPQDATDGGKDTNADLAVEKSWANTEVRSPIDGRILEKNFSLGQLVDPSDDLFKIADTSHIRILARVYEEDLPTLRHVPPEKRRWKIDLKSDPFDEPVSGAFEIVGGIIDPADHTGTIMGTLDNSSGRMNLGQFVTAAIDLDADPAMVAVPTKSVIEDGSLAAIFVQDNSHPDEFTRHLVAVTSRMPSKVCIRSEPNEAERAAGATPLKLGERVLASGVIELNNELALLKAAQPHVEARVRRANAAEGEATTVPSAN